The window TTGGGCTCCCACTGGCCGTCCTCGCGCGAGTAGTCGAGGTACAGCATCGAGGCGACCGCGTCCACCCGCAGCCCGTCGATGTGGAACTCCTCGCACCAGTACACCGCGTTCGCCACGAGGAAGTTGCGCACCTCGGTGCGGCCGAAGTCGAACTCGTAGGTGCCCCAGTCCGGGTGCTCGGCACGCCGCCCGTCCCCGGGCTCGTACAGCGGGTCCCCGTCGAAGCGGGCCAGCGCCCAGTCGTCCTTCGGGAAGTGCGCCGGCACCCAGTCCATGATCACGCCGATGCCGGCCCGGTGGCAGGCGTCGACGAAGAACCGGAAGTCGTCCGGGGAACCCAGCCGCGCGGTCGGCGCGTAGAAGCCGGTGACCTGGTAGCCCCAGGAGCCGTGGAAGGGGTGCTCGGCGACCGGCATCAGCTCCACGTGCGTGAAGCCGAGGTCCTTGACGTACGCCGGGAGTTCCTCGGCGAGCTGCCGGTAGGTCAGCCCCGGGCGCCAGGAGGCCAGATGCACCTCGTACACCGACATGGGCGCCTCGTGCACCGGTGTGTCGGCGCGGTGCGTCATCCACTCGGCGTCGGCCCACTCGTAGTGCGAGGCCGTCACGATCGAGGCCGTGTTGGGTGGTTCCTCGGTGCGGCGGGCCATCGGGTCCGCCTTGAGGAAGCGCTGCCCGTACCGGGAGTGGATCTCGAACTTGTACGCCGTGCCCTCGCCGACGCCCGGCAGGAACAGCTCCCACACCCCGGACGCGCCGAGCGACCGCATCGGGAACTGCGTCCCGTCCCAGTGGGTGAAGTCGGCGGCGACCCGTACGCCCTGCGCGTTCGGCGCCCACACCGTGAACCGGGTGCCGGTCACGCCCTCGTGGGTCATGGGCTCGGCGCCGAGCGCCTGCCACAGCTGCTCGTGCCGGCCCTCGCGGATCAGGTGCAGGTCGAGTTCGCCGAGCGCGGGCAGGAAGCGGTACGGGTCGTGCGTCTCCTGCTCACCGCCCTCGTACGCCACGTGCAGCGTGTACTCGGGGATCTCCTCCAGCGGCAGCACGCCCGAGAAGAGGCCGTCGCCCTCCGAGACGAGGGCCGTGCGCTTGCCGCCGGTCACGACGCTCACGGAGCGGGCGAAGGGGCGCAGCGCCCGGAACACGATCCCGCCGGGGGCCGGGTGGGCGCCGAGCAGCGCGTGCGGATCGTGGTGGGCGCCCGCCAGCAGGCGCCCGCGGTCCTCCGGGCTCAGGGCGGGCGCGGTCGCGCTCGGGACCGGGCCTGACGGCTCCGGGATTGAGGTGTCTCGCAGGGCCACGGCTCAGTCTCCTCTCACAGCGAGGCGCTCGATCGCCGCCATCGGTACAGGCAGCCAGTCGGGGCGGTGCCGTGCCTCGTACAGCACCTCGTACACGGCCCGGTCCGTCTCATAGGCGCGGAGCAGTCCGTGTTTCTTGCGCGGATCCCAGCCGGCGCGGGCGGCATAGCCCGCGCAGTAGGCCTCGCGGCAGCGCCGCGCCCACTCCGGGCGCCAGGGGCGGCGCTGCCGGGCGGCGTAGTCGAAGGAGCGCAGCATCCCGGCGATGTCCCGCACGGGGGAGTGGGCGCTGCGCCGTTCGGAGAGCGGCCGGGACGGCTCGCCCTCGAAGTCGATGACGAACCACTCGCGCCCGGCCCGCAGCACCTGGCCGAGGTGCAGATCGCCGTGGATGCGCTGCGCGGGCGGCCCGGGGTCGCAGGTGGTGAGGGCGGCGAAAGCGGTCCGCAGGCCCGGCACGAACGGCTGGAGCGCGGGCACGCAGTGGGCGGCGGCGTCCAGCCGCTCGGTCATCGCCGACGCCGTAAGCCCGTTCTCCCCGGGCGCGCCGACCGGGAAGGCCGACGCCAGCGCGAGGTGCACATCCGCCGTGGCCGCGCCGAGCGCCCGGGCCTGGAGGGTGAAGTCGTCCCCGGCGGCCAGGGCGTGCAGCGCCAGTGTCCAGCCGTCGGAGGCGTCCCGCAGATACGGCTGGAGCACACCGAGCGTGGCCTTGAAGGGATGGTTCATCTGGAACCAGGCCACGGGCGCGGGGACCCGGTGGCAGCCCTGGCGGGCCAGCGCCCCGGGCACCTCCAGGTCCGGGTTCACGCCCGGCTGGATGCGCCGGAAGATCTTCAGGATGTACTCGTCGCCGTACACCAGCGAGGAGTTGGACTGCTCCGCGTCGAGCAGCCGCGGCACCAGTCCGGCGGGCACCCGCTGGTCCGGGTCGCAGTCGAAGCGCAGCGGTCCGGCGGTGCCGGGCTGCCGCAGCCGGTCCAGGAGCAGCTGGGCCGAACGGGGATCGTGCAGCGCGTCGTAGACCGTCAGACCGGCCAGCGGCCCGTCCTGCACCTGCCCGATGAGCGCCCGGCCGAGGCGCGGTGCCGGGTGTTCCCGTACGCCGAGCAGGAGCTGGTAGCAGTCGCCGGCCGGGGGAGCGCCGCCCGGCGAGGGCACTCCCGTGTGCCCGGCGTGCGTGGCGTGGACCAGCAGGTGCAGACAGCCCGGGAACAGCTCGGTCATCGACAGCAGGCCGAGCTCCGTGACGGGCCGGTCCTTGCCCGCGAACCAGCGCTGGCGGGGCAGCCAGTCGCGCAGCAGGGCGCCGAGCGACTCCATGGGCTCGGACATGCGGGTGAGGCCCGGGCGCAGGGATGCGGTCTTCGGCATGGTCACGCCTCCTCGTCCCGGCGCGTGCTCACAGTCGCCGTCCGATGCGGGATGCGACTCGGGTGAGCCGGAACCAGTAGAAGCCGTGACCCCCGAGGGTCAGCAGATACGGCAGCTCGCCGATGGCCGGGAAGCGCACCCCGCCGAACAGCTCCACCGGATGCCGCCCGGCGAACTCGCGCAGATCGAGTTCGGTGGGCTGCGCGAACCGCGCGAAGTTGTTCACGCACAGCACCAGGTCGTCCTCGTACTCGCGCAGGAACGCCAGCACCGCCGGGTTGGAGGAGGGCAGTTCGGTGTAGGTGCCGAGTCCGAAGGCGGGGTTCTGCTTGCGGATCTCGATCATGCGGTGGGTCCAGTGCAGCAGCGAGGACGGCGAGGACATCGACGCCTCGACATTGGTCACCTGGTGGCCGTAGACCGGGTCCATGATCGCCGGGAGGAAGAGGCGGCCCGGGTCGCAGGTGGAGAACCCGGCGTTGCGGTCCGGGGTCCACTGCATGGGGGTCCGGACGGCGTCCCGGTCGCCGAGCCAGATGTTGTCGCCCATGCCGATCTCGTCGCCGTAGTAGAGGATCGGCGAGCCGGGCAGGGCCAGCAGCAGCGCGGTGAACAGCTCGATCGAGTGCCGGTCGTTGTCGAGCAGGGGGGCGAGGCGCCTGCGGATGCCGATGTTGGCGCGCATGCGGGGGTCCTTGGCGTACTCGGCCCACATGTAGTCGCGCTCTTCGTCGGTGACCATCTCCAGCGTCAGCTCGTCGTGGTTGCGCAGGAAGATGCCCCACTGGCAGTTCGCGGGGATGGCCGGGGTCTTCGCCAGGATTTCCGACACCGGGTAGCGCGACTCACGGCGCACGGCCATGAAGATGCGCGGCATGACCGGGAAGTGGAAGGCCATGTGGCACTCGTCGCCGCCCTTGGCGAAGTCGCCGAAATAGTCGACGACGTCCTCGGGCCACTGGTTGGCCTCGGCGAGCAGCACCGTGTCCGGGTACTGCGCGTCGATCTCCTTGCGCACCCGCTTGAGGAACGTGTGGGAGGCGGGCAGGTTCTCGCAGTTGGTGCCCTCCGCCGCGTACAGATACGGCACCGCGTCCAGCCGGAAGCCGTCGATGCCCAGGTCCAGCCAGAACTTCAGCGCGGCCAGGATCTCCTCCTGGACGCGCGGGTTCTCGTAGTTGAGGTCGGGCTGGTGCGAGAAGAAGCGGTGGAAGAAGTACTGGCCGCGCACCGGGTCGTACGTCCAGTTCGACGTCTCCGTGTCGACGAAGATGATCCGGGCGTCCGGATAACCCTTGTCGTCGTCGGCCCACATGTAGTAGTCGCCGTAGGGCCCGTCCGGGTCCTTCCTCGACTCCTGGAACCACGCGTGCTCGTCACTGGTGTGGTTCATGACGAAGTCGATGATCACGCGCATGCCGCGCTGGTGGGCGGCGTCCACGAACTCCACGAAGTCGGCGAGGTCGCCGAACTCGGGGAGGACGGCCGTGTAGTCGGAGACGTCGTAGCCGCCGTCGCGGAGCGGGGACTTGAAGAACGGCGGCAGCCACAGGCAGTCGACGCCGAGCCACTGGAGGTAGTCCAGCTTGGCGGTCAGGCCTTTCAGGTCTCCGACACCGTCGCCGTTGCTGTCCTGGAACGAGCGGACGAGCACCTCGTAGAAGACGGCGCGCTTGAACCACTCCGGGTCCCGGTCCCTGACGGGGGTGTCCTCGAAGGTGTCCAGCACGGGCTCGTTCACGGTCATGACGTTCCTGTCCCTCCGATCGCTTGCGCGGCGGGCGGTGACAGGACGTGGAAGACGTGCGCGGGAGCCCGCCCCGGCTCGAGACGCACGTAGTTGTTCCTGCTCCAGAGGTAGGTCTCGCCGGTGAGCTCGTCGCGCACCGGCACCGACTCGTGCCAGTCCAGGCCGAGTCGCGGCATGTCCAGCGAGACCGTCGCCTCCTGGGCGTGGTGGGGGTCGAGGTTGGCGACCACCAGGACGACGTCGTTCCCCGTGCGCTTGCTGTACGCGATGAGGGAGTCGTTGTCGGTGTGGTGGAAGCGGAGATTCCTGAGCCGGCACAGCGCCGGGTGTTCCCGCCGGATGGTGTTGAGCCTGGTCAGCAGCCGGGTGATGCTGCGTCCCTCGCGCTCGGCCGCTTCCCAGTCGCGGCGGGTGAGCTGGTACTTCTCCGAGTGGAGGTACTCCTCGCTGCCTTCCTTGAGCGGGGTGTTCTCGCAGAGTTCGTAGCCGGAGTAGATGCCCCAGGTCGGGGAGAGGGTCGCGGCGAGGACGGCCCGGACCTCGAAGGCGGGGCGTCCGCCGTTCTGGAGGTAGGCGTGCAGGATGTCGGGGGTGTTGGCGAAGAAGTTCGGCCGCATGTAGGAGGCGGCTTCGCCGGAGAGTTCGGTGAGGTAGTCGGTCAGTTCCTGCTTGGTGTTGCGCCAGGTGAAGTAGGTGTAGGACTGCTGGAAGCCGATCTGGGCCAGGGTGGCCATCATCGCCGGGCGGGTGAAGGCCTCGGCCAGGAAGATCACGTCCGGGTCGGTGCGGTTGATGTCCGCGATGACCCGCTCCCAGAAGACGACCGGCTTGGTGTGCGGGTTGTCCACGCGGAAGATCCGCACGCCGGTGTCCATCCAGTGCCGCAGGATGCGCACGGTCTCGGCGATGAGGCCGTCCATGTCGGCGTCGAAGGCGATGGGGTAGATGTCCTGGTACTTCTTCGGCGGGTTCTCGGCGTAGGCGATGGTGCCGTCGGGGCGGTGGTGGAACCACTCAGGGTGCTTCTGCACCCAGGGGTGGTCCGGCGAGCACTGCAACGCGAAGTCGAGGGCCACCTCCATGCCCAGGTCCCGGGCCTGGTCGACGAACCAGGTGAAGTCCTCCAGGGTGCCCAGGGCGGGGTGGACGGCGTCGTGGCCGCCCTCGGGGGAGCCGATCGCCCAGGGCACGCCGACGTCGTCGGGGCCGGGGGAGAGGGTGTTGTTCTTGCCCTTGCGGAAGGTCGTGCCGATCGGGTGGATCGGGGGCAGGTAGACGACGTCGAAGCCCATCGCGGCGATCGCCGGGAGGCGCCGGGCCGCGGTGCGGAACGTGCCGTGCGGCTGCTCGCGGGTGCCTTCGGAGCGGGGGAAGAACTCGTACCAGGAGCCGTACAGGGCCCGCTCGCGCTCCACGAGCAGGGGCAGGGGCTCGGAGGTGGTGACCAGGTCCCGGAGGGGATGGCGGGCCAGTACCTCGTCCACCTCTGGCGTCAACGCAGCGGCAAGCCGTGCCGGAGGGGGCAGTGAGTCGTCGCGCAGGGTCCGCGCCGCGCCCAGCAGCACACCGCGGCCGTCGTTCTTCGGCACGCCCGCCGCCGCCCGCTCGTAGAGGTCGGCGCCCTCCTCCAGGACCAGGCCCGGGTCGATGCCCGCCGGCACCTTGATGTCCGCCGCCCGGCGCCAGGTGGCCACCGGATCGCTCCAGGCCTGCACCCGGTACGACCAGCGGCCGACCGCGTCGGCGGTGACCTCGGCGCCCCAGCGGTCGCTGCCCGGGGCCAGCTCCCGCATCGGCGTCCACGGTCCGGGGCGGCCCTCGGGGTCCTTGAGCACCACATTGGCGGCCACCGCGTCGTGCCCCTCCCGGAACACGGTGGCGGTGACCTCGAACGTCTCTCCCACGACCGCCTTCGCCGGCCTGTTGCCGCTCTCCACGGCCGGTCGGACATCCCGTACCGGGATACGGCCGATGGCCCGGGTCCTACTCATGGTCCTCACCTCCACCGTGCTCGGAACCGGGCCCCCAGGGCCCGGTTCATGGGGACAAGATGTGCGGGAAGGTCCTCACCTTCCCGCCGGGTACCGCCGCTCCGCCGCCGCTGGTCTTCGTCGTACCGCGGTCGCCGGACGGGGGCGTTCGTTCTGTTCCTGCAGACAGGTGACCTGCTGCTCCTGCAGATAGGTGAGCTGGTTGGTCCGCAGATACCGCTCGGCCGCGTCCGCCGCCTCCCGCGCGCAGCGCTTGCCCATCAGCACGCAGAGCGTGTAGCCGGAGTCCTCGAACGTGGTCCGCACCGTGCGATCGTTGGGTGCCGCGAGCATCACGCGTTCCCAGGCCCGGTAACGCCGCAACTGCCGGGCGACTTCGGCTTTGGCGGGTAGCAGCATGGCGCCGATCACCTTTCGGGCTCGAGGGGCACGGTCTCCCGACGGCCGGACGGCGGCCGCGCGCACAGCGCCACGGAACCGTCCCGACGATCGAGTTCTGTCACACATGGTGCATGTATGACCACGCAACGTCCTGTTGGAGCTTCAACCAGTGGCGCGTCCGGGTGAGAGGTTCAGGCCACGGAGGCACGCTCGGTCATGGCCCGACCGCCTCGGCCGTGTGCTCGTGTTGCACGAACGGGCTAGCGGCCTCACTCTGAGGGTGACTCAGAAGCGATAGACGCTCACGTTCCGTGCTCGGGGCTCGTACCGCAGGACTGCGGGAGCGAGGAGGAGCTGAGCCTCGCGGTGAGGAGCCGACCGATGAAGACCGCAGTGCCCTGCTACTACCACCTCGACGTGGAAGTCAGCCCGGAACGGGTGGGACAGGTCAGCCGCATTCTGGCCGCTCACCTGAAGTTCTGGGATCTGGACAACCTGATCCAGCCCGTCTGCGGCGGTGCCGAGATGCTGCTCGAGGCCATCGACGAACACGCCACGGACAAGAACACCTCGATCGAGATGTGGTGGAACGGGCAGCACCTGATCACCGCCATCGGGGACAACGACCGCGCCCTGCGCCCCGACCAGGAACTGCGAGGCTGCCTGGAGCACCTCGCGGCGATGAGCGACGGCTGGGGCTGCTGCGCCACCGAGACCGGCAGCAAGGTCATCTGGTTCTCGCAGCGCGCCCGCGCCGGCGAACGCGTCCCGCTGGTGCCGACCGCGCCGGCCCCCCGCGTCAGCGAGGGCCTCGACGTGCCCCGCGAGGTGCGCGTCGCACAACTGGCCGGCCCCGCCGGTGCCCCGGACGAGGTCCTGGAGGAAGCCCGGTGACCCGTCGGCGGAACAGGACAGGGGCGTCCGCCTGGAGCGGGCGCCCCTATCCGCTGGGCGCGTCCTACGACGGGGAGGGCACCAACTTCGCCCTCTTCAGCGAGGTCGCCGAGCGGGTCGAGCTGGTCCTCGTCGACGACGACGGCACCCACACCCAGGTGCCGCTGGCCGAGGTCGACGGCTTCGTATGGCACGGCTACCTCCCCGGCGTCGGCCCCGGCACCCGGTACGGCTACCGCGTGCACGGCCCGTGGGCCCCGGCCGCCGGCCACCGCTGCAACCCGGCGAAGCTTCTGCTAGACCCGTACGCCCGCGCCGTGGACGGTCAGATCGACAACCACCCCTCGCTCCACGAGCGGAACCCGGACGGCCCCGACCCGGCCGACAGCGCCGGGCACACCATGCTCGGCGTGGTGACCGACCCGGCCTTCGACTGGGGCGACGACCGCCCGCCCAGCCGTGCCTACGCCGACACGGTGATCTACGAGACCCACGTCAAGGGCTTCACACGCACCCACCCCGGGGTGCCCGCCGAGCTCCGCGGCACCTACGCCGGACTGGCCCACCCCGCGGCCGTCGAGCACCTCACCTCGCTCGGCGTCACGGCCGTCGAGCTGATGCCGGTCCACCAGTTCGTCCAGGACGGCGTGCTCCAGGGCCGCGACCTCGCCAACTACTGGGGCTACAACACCATCGGCTTCTTCGCCCCGCACAACGCCTACGCCGCGCACGGCACCCGAGGCCAGCAGGTCGCCGAGTTCAAGTCGATGGTGAAGACCCTGCACGCGGCCGGGCTCGAAGTGATCCTCGACGTCGTCTACAACCACACCGCCGAGGGCAACGAGAAGGGCCCCACCCTGTCCTTCCGGGGCATCGACAACTGCTCGTACTACCGTCTGGTCGACGGCGACTGGGAGCACTACTACGACACCACCGGCACCGGCAACAGCCTGCTGATGCGCCACCCCTACGTACTCCAGCTGATCATGGACTCGCTGCGGTACTGGGTCACCGAGATGCATGTCGACGGCTTCCGCTTCGACCTCGCGGCCACGCTGGCCCGGCAGTTCCACGAGGTGGACCGGCTGTCGGCGTTCTTCGACCTCATCCAGCAGGACCCGGTGATCAGCCGCGTCAAGCTGATCGCCGAGCCGTGGGACGTCGGCGAGGGCGGCTACCAGGTGGGCAACTTCCCGCCGCTGTGGTCGGAGTGGAACGGCATGTACCGCGACGCCGTCCGCGACTTCTGGCGGGGCGAGGATCACACGCTCGGAGAGTACGCCTCACGGCTCACCGGCTCCTCCGACCTCTACGCCCACAGCAGGCGCCGGCCCCGCGCCAGCGTCAACTTCGTCACCGCGCACGACGGTTTCACCCTGCGCGACCTCGTCTCCTACAACGACAAGCACAACGAGGCCAACGGCGAGGACAACCAGGACGGCGAGAACACCAACCGCTCCTGGAACTGCGGCGCCGAGGGCCCCACCCGCGACCCGGCCGTACGGGAACTGCGCACCCGCATGCAGCGCAACCTCCTCGCCACCCTGCTGCTCTCCCAGGGCATCCCGATGCTCTCCCACGGCGACGAACTCGGACGCACCCAGCGCGGCAACAACAACGCCTACTGCCAGGACAACGAGATCTCCTGGATCGACTGGCGGCTCACCGACGAACAGCGCGACCTGCTGGCGTTCACCCGGTACGTCATCCGGCTGCGCACCGCGCACCCCGTGCTGCGCCGGCGCCGCTTCTTCCTGGGCGAGACCCTCACCCGCGCGGACCAGCCGCTGCCCGACCTGGTGTGGCTGGCGCCCGACGCCCAGGAGATGACCGACGACGACTGGCAGCGCGGCGACGCGCACTCGGTCGGCGTCTTCCTCAACGGCGACGCCATCGCCGAACCCGATCCCCGCGGCCGGCCCGTCGTCGACGACTCCTTCCTGCTGCTGACCAACAGCCACTGGGAGCCGGTGGACTTCCGCCTGCCGGACGCCGCCTACGGCGAGCGCTGGACGGCGCTGATCGACACCGCCGACCCGGAGGGCACCCCCGACGAGACGGAGCACAAGGCGAGCACGGGCCTCACCGTCGGTGCGCGCAGCCTGGTCCTGCTGTCCCGGCCGTCCCGGAAGACCGGCTGAGCCGGATCAGCGGCCCCGGCGCGAGGTCACCGTGAACTGGGCGCCGTCGTGGTCGCGCAGCACGGCCTCGTCCCCGCCCTTGGACAGCACACTGCCGCCGTGCAGCTCCGCCGTGCGGGCACAGGCCTCCACGTCGTCGACGGTGAAGTGGACCTGCCAGTGCGGCCGGATCGTCGGGTCGGGGGCCGACTCCAGCGCCCCCGACTCGATCCGTGCCACCACGTCACCGCCGCTGCGCAGCACGACCTCCCCGCCCTCGTAGTGGACCTCGCAGCCGCCGGTGCGCTGTGTCGCCCAGTCGAGGACCTCGCCGTAGAAGATGGCCGCGTCGAAGGCGTCACGCGTGTGCAGCGTGATGAAGACCGGCTGCGCGTTGCGCCAGGTCTCCCAGTCGGTGAACAGGTCGCCCTCCCAGATCCCGAAGGTCGCCCCGTCCCGGTCCGCGAGCAGCGCCGCCCGCCCGGGCGGCAGGGAGATCGGCCCGACGGCGGTGGTGCCCATGCGTTCCTGGACGCGCGCCACCGCCTCGTCCGCGCTGCGCACGGCGAAGTACGGCGTCCACGCCACCGCCATCTGCCACATGGTCGCCACGCCCGCGATCCCGGCCACCGGCGAGCCGTCCGCCAGCGCGATCCGGTGCCGGTCGCCCAGCTTGGCCGGCCGCCACTGCCAGCCCAGCACGGCACTGTAGAACTCCTCCGTCGCCTTGACGTCCCGGCTGGTCAGGCTCACCCAACAGGGCGCGCCGACCACGGAGTGTGATGAGACGACGTCCTTCGTGCCGGACGGGGCGGGCATGTCGTGGTTCATGGTGTCGCGTCCTGATCTCGTCGGCCTGGCAGCCACCGGAGGATTGCACCCAGTGTCCAACCGGAACCGCTGTGGGCGCCTGCCGAGTACCCCGGCGGCGACGCACAAACGGTGTCGTGAACCGGCCTGGTCCGCCCCGGTGGCACCGGGCGGGCCGAGTGACGACGATGGATGGGTCGGACACTGCGTCAAGGCACTCAAGCACCCTGCGAGGCCACACGGACAGCGGCGCACCGGACCCGGAGGTGACCATGC of the Streptomyces koelreuteriae genome contains:
- a CDS encoding DUF5133 domain-containing protein → MLLPAKAEVARQLRRYRAWERVMLAAPNDRTVRTTFEDSGYTLCVLMGKRCAREAADAAERYLRTNQLTYLQEQQVTCLQEQNERPRPATAVRRRPAAAERRYPAGR
- the treS gene encoding maltose alpha-D-glucosyltransferase, translated to MTVNEPVLDTFEDTPVRDRDPEWFKRAVFYEVLVRSFQDSNGDGVGDLKGLTAKLDYLQWLGVDCLWLPPFFKSPLRDGGYDVSDYTAVLPEFGDLADFVEFVDAAHQRGMRVIIDFVMNHTSDEHAWFQESRKDPDGPYGDYYMWADDDKGYPDARIIFVDTETSNWTYDPVRGQYFFHRFFSHQPDLNYENPRVQEEILAALKFWLDLGIDGFRLDAVPYLYAAEGTNCENLPASHTFLKRVRKEIDAQYPDTVLLAEANQWPEDVVDYFGDFAKGGDECHMAFHFPVMPRIFMAVRRESRYPVSEILAKTPAIPANCQWGIFLRNHDELTLEMVTDEERDYMWAEYAKDPRMRANIGIRRRLAPLLDNDRHSIELFTALLLALPGSPILYYGDEIGMGDNIWLGDRDAVRTPMQWTPDRNAGFSTCDPGRLFLPAIMDPVYGHQVTNVEASMSSPSSLLHWTHRMIEIRKQNPAFGLGTYTELPSSNPAVLAFLREYEDDLVLCVNNFARFAQPTELDLREFAGRHPVELFGGVRFPAIGELPYLLTLGGHGFYWFRLTRVASRIGRRL
- a CDS encoding VOC family protein, with amino-acid sequence MNHDMPAPSGTKDVVSSHSVVGAPCWVSLTSRDVKATEEFYSAVLGWQWRPAKLGDRHRIALADGSPVAGIAGVATMWQMAVAWTPYFAVRSADEAVARVQERMGTTAVGPISLPPGRAALLADRDGATFGIWEGDLFTDWETWRNAQPVFITLHTRDAFDAAIFYGEVLDWATQRTGGCEVHYEGGEVVLRSGGDVVARIESGALESAPDPTIRPHWQVHFTVDDVEACARTAELHGGSVLSKGGDEAVLRDHDGAQFTVTSRRGR
- the glgB gene encoding 1,4-alpha-glucan branching enzyme — encoded protein: MALRDTSIPEPSGPVPSATAPALSPEDRGRLLAGAHHDPHALLGAHPAPGGIVFRALRPFARSVSVVTGGKRTALVSEGDGLFSGVLPLEEIPEYTLHVAYEGGEQETHDPYRFLPALGELDLHLIREGRHEQLWQALGAEPMTHEGVTGTRFTVWAPNAQGVRVAADFTHWDGTQFPMRSLGASGVWELFLPGVGEGTAYKFEIHSRYGQRFLKADPMARRTEEPPNTASIVTASHYEWADAEWMTHRADTPVHEAPMSVYEVHLASWRPGLTYRQLAEELPAYVKDLGFTHVELMPVAEHPFHGSWGYQVTGFYAPTARLGSPDDFRFFVDACHRAGIGVIMDWVPAHFPKDDWALARFDGDPLYEPGDGRRAEHPDWGTYEFDFGRTEVRNFLVANAVYWCEEFHIDGLRVDAVASMLYLDYSREDGQWEPNAYGGREDLAAMAFLQEMNATVYRRAPGVVTIAEESTAWGGVTRPTDTGGLGFGLKWNMGWMHDSLEYLSHEPVHRKYHHHEMTFSMVYAYSENYVLPISHDEVVHGKQALVSKAPGDWWQRRASTRAYLGFMWGHPGKQLLFMGQEFAQGAEWSVEHGPEWWLLDEGYHSAGDHRGVRDLVRDLNTAYRATPALWQCDTRPEGFRWVAVDSADDNVFAFLRYDAEGSPLLAVSNFSPVVRHDYGLWVPGDVVAWQETLNTDDTRYGGSGVTNPDPAKPENGLVRITLPPLATVWLRPFAP
- a CDS encoding pep a2 — protein: MKTAVPCYYHLDVEVSPERVGQVSRILAAHLKFWDLDNLIQPVCGGAEMLLEAIDEHATDKNTSIEMWWNGQHLITAIGDNDRALRPDQELRGCLEHLAAMSDGWGCCATETGSKVIWFSQRARAGERVPLVPTAPAPRVSEGLDVPREVRVAQLAGPAGAPDEVLEEAR
- a CDS encoding alpha-1,4-glucan--maltose-1-phosphate maltosyltransferase gives rise to the protein MSRTRAIGRIPVRDVRPAVESGNRPAKAVVGETFEVTATVFREGHDAVAANVVLKDPEGRPGPWTPMRELAPGSDRWGAEVTADAVGRWSYRVQAWSDPVATWRRAADIKVPAGIDPGLVLEEGADLYERAAAGVPKNDGRGVLLGAARTLRDDSLPPPARLAAALTPEVDEVLARHPLRDLVTTSEPLPLLVERERALYGSWYEFFPRSEGTREQPHGTFRTAARRLPAIAAMGFDVVYLPPIHPIGTTFRKGKNNTLSPGPDDVGVPWAIGSPEGGHDAVHPALGTLEDFTWFVDQARDLGMEVALDFALQCSPDHPWVQKHPEWFHHRPDGTIAYAENPPKKYQDIYPIAFDADMDGLIAETVRILRHWMDTGVRIFRVDNPHTKPVVFWERVIADINRTDPDVIFLAEAFTRPAMMATLAQIGFQQSYTYFTWRNTKQELTDYLTELSGEAASYMRPNFFANTPDILHAYLQNGGRPAFEVRAVLAATLSPTWGIYSGYELCENTPLKEGSEEYLHSEKYQLTRRDWEAAEREGRSITRLLTRLNTIRREHPALCRLRNLRFHHTDNDSLIAYSKRTGNDVVLVVANLDPHHAQEATVSLDMPRLGLDWHESVPVRDELTGETYLWSRNNYVRLEPGRAPAHVFHVLSPPAAQAIGGTGTS
- the glgX gene encoding glycogen debranching protein GlgX: MTRRRNRTGASAWSGRPYPLGASYDGEGTNFALFSEVAERVELVLVDDDGTHTQVPLAEVDGFVWHGYLPGVGPGTRYGYRVHGPWAPAAGHRCNPAKLLLDPYARAVDGQIDNHPSLHERNPDGPDPADSAGHTMLGVVTDPAFDWGDDRPPSRAYADTVIYETHVKGFTRTHPGVPAELRGTYAGLAHPAAVEHLTSLGVTAVELMPVHQFVQDGVLQGRDLANYWGYNTIGFFAPHNAYAAHGTRGQQVAEFKSMVKTLHAAGLEVILDVVYNHTAEGNEKGPTLSFRGIDNCSYYRLVDGDWEHYYDTTGTGNSLLMRHPYVLQLIMDSLRYWVTEMHVDGFRFDLAATLARQFHEVDRLSAFFDLIQQDPVISRVKLIAEPWDVGEGGYQVGNFPPLWSEWNGMYRDAVRDFWRGEDHTLGEYASRLTGSSDLYAHSRRRPRASVNFVTAHDGFTLRDLVSYNDKHNEANGEDNQDGENTNRSWNCGAEGPTRDPAVRELRTRMQRNLLATLLLSQGIPMLSHGDELGRTQRGNNNAYCQDNEISWIDWRLTDEQRDLLAFTRYVIRLRTAHPVLRRRRFFLGETLTRADQPLPDLVWLAPDAQEMTDDDWQRGDAHSVGVFLNGDAIAEPDPRGRPVVDDSFLLLTNSHWEPVDFRLPDAAYGERWTALIDTADPEGTPDETEHKASTGLTVGARSLVLLSRPSRKTG
- a CDS encoding maltokinase N-terminal cap-like domain-containing protein, yielding MPKTASLRPGLTRMSEPMESLGALLRDWLPRQRWFAGKDRPVTELGLLSMTELFPGCLHLLVHATHAGHTGVPSPGGAPPAGDCYQLLLGVREHPAPRLGRALIGQVQDGPLAGLTVYDALHDPRSAQLLLDRLRQPGTAGPLRFDCDPDQRVPAGLVPRLLDAEQSNSSLVYGDEYILKIFRRIQPGVNPDLEVPGALARQGCHRVPAPVAWFQMNHPFKATLGVLQPYLRDASDGWTLALHALAAGDDFTLQARALGAATADVHLALASAFPVGAPGENGLTASAMTERLDAAAHCVPALQPFVPGLRTAFAALTTCDPGPPAQRIHGDLHLGQVLRAGREWFVIDFEGEPSRPLSERRSAHSPVRDIAGMLRSFDYAARQRRPWRPEWARRCREAYCAGYAARAGWDPRKKHGLLRAYETDRAVYEVLYEARHRPDWLPVPMAAIERLAVRGD